A section of the Babesia microti strain RI chromosome I, complete genome genome encodes:
- a CDS encoding glyceraldehyde 3-phosphate dehydrogenase, GAPDH (overlaps_old_locusTagID:BBM_I00233), producing the protein MVMCSDASNLVGVVTILLILKMVKLGINGFGRIGRLVFRASLDHPHVDVVAINDPFMDSNYMSYLLNYDSVHGKLGKKVEFTQNELIVDGKTVKLSFERDPCNIPWAQNGADIVVESTGVFTNKEKAGQHLKGGAKIVIISAPPSDDTPMFVMGVNHDTYTNDIKILSNASCTTNCLAPLAKVVNDSFGIVEGLMTTVHATTSNQLTVDGASRGGKDWRAGRCAGNNIIPASTGAAKAVGKVIPALQGKLTGMAFRVPVPDVSVVDLTCKLAKPASYDDIVKRIKEAADGPLKGILSYTEDPIVSSDCVGSKQSSIFDIKAGISLNETFVKLISWYDNEWGYSNRICDLAAFVQSKQ; encoded by the exons ATGGTAATGTGTAGTGATGCCTCAAATCTAGTGGGGGTGgttactatactattaatattgaaaatggTCAAACTCGGTATTAACGGTTTCGGACGTATTGGTCGTTTGGTGTTTCGCGCCTCATTAGATCATCCACATGTG GATGTTGTTGCAATAAATGACCCCTTTATGGATTCCAACTACATGTCTTATTTGCTAAACTATGATTCAGTTCATGGGAAATTGGGGAAGAAGGTAGAGTTTACTCAGAATGAATTGATTGTCGATGGCAAGACTGTTAAGCTTTCTTTTGAGCGCGATCCCTGCAACATTCCATGGGCTCAGAATGGCGCCGATATTGTAGTGGAGAGTACAGGCGTTTTCACCAACAAGGAAAAGGCTGGCCAGCATTTAAAAGGCGGCGCAAAGATTGTCATTATCTCTGCTCCTCCAAGTGATGACACTCCTATGTTTGTTATGGGTGTAAATCATGATACTTACACAAACGACATTAAGATTCTTAGCAATGCCAGTTGTACTACAAATTGCTTAGCTCCACTTGCCAAGGTTGTTAATGATTCCTTTGGTATTGTGGAAGGGCTGATGACTACGGTCCATGCCACAACatcaaatcaattaacAGTCGATGGTGCGTCTCGTGGCGGTAAGGATTGGAGAGCTGGTAGATGTGCAGGAAATAACATTATCCCGGCCAGCACCGGTGCTGCCAAGGCAGTGGGCAAAGTAATTCCAGCTCTACAAGGCAAATTGACTGGAATGGCATTCAGAGTCCCAGTCCCTGATGTCAGTGTTGTCGATTTGACCTGCAAGCTCGCCAAACCAGCATCTTACGATGACATTGTCAAGAGGATTAAGGAGGCAGCCGATGGCCCGCTGAAAGGAATCCTTTCATACACTGAGGATCCAATTGTTTCATCCGATTGCGTTGGTTCCAAACAGTCATCCATCTTTGACATTAAGGCTGGAATTAGTCTGAATGAAACttttgtcaaattgatTTCATGGTATGATAACGAGTGGGGATATTCGAACAGAATCTGTGACTTAGCAGCTTTTGTCCAATCTAAACAATAG
- a CDS encoding hypothetical protein (overlaps_old_locusTagID:BBM_I00235): MKFCQYIIHNLSIILIIVETVYPVCAVKCRVLGSNRYAMLGFSNYKMVQNLSANPKNALCMGKVMLSVNNLLEECKRYIKDSQSCEQSFDQSAFVTKFYADNVPDNQMGHCIEDEGRNLDKRILNKKRNKTSTRILLRISFNTDIGDIETKVQLARKQLEDRNIVIFKMSLKYLGANKYQRPAVFDKIIQLLRDIASPVGPESVVGNYVLLTLKNKLPINRKIKRKTDEPT, translated from the coding sequence atgaaattttgtcaatatataattcataatctttcaattatattgataattgtagAAACCGTTTATCCTGTTTGTGCAGTCAAATGCCGAGTGTTAGGAAGTAATAGATACGCTATGCTAGGGTTTTCCAACTATAAAATGGTACAGAATTTGAGTGCTAATCCCAAAAATGCTCTATGTATGGGTAAAGTTATGCTTAGTGTGAACAATCTACTCGAAGAATGTAAGAGATACATCAAGGATTCACAAAGTTGCGAGCAGTCCTTCGATCAATCAGCGTTCGTAACCAAATTCTACGCCGATAATGTCCCAGATAATCAAATGGGACATTGTATTGAGGATGAAGGTAGGAATCTTGATAAGCGAATTTTAAATAAGAAAAGGAATAAAACGTCCACTCGCATACTCCTGAGAATCTCATTCAACACAGATATTGGAGATATTGAAACGAAGGTTCAATTGGCCAGGAAACAATTGGAAGATCGAAATATAGTGATTTTCAAGATGAGCCTAAAGTATCTGGGAGCTAATAAGTACCAAAGACCCGCAGTTTTCGACAAAATTATTCAGCTACTACGTGATATCGCATCCCCTGTGGGACCGGAAAGTGTTGTGGGAAATTATGTTTTGTTGACACTCAAAAACAAGCTTCCAATCAATCGGAAGATTAAACGCAAAACAGATGAACCAACCTAG